Genomic DNA from Ilyobacter polytropus DSM 2926:
TAAATTAAAAAAATGCGGGACAGTTGTCCCGCATAAATTATTTTCTTATTCCTAATTTTGCAATAAGAGCTCTGTAACCGTCAAGATCTTTCTTCATCATGTAGTTAAGAAGTCTTCTTCTTTTTCCTACCATTTTTAGAAGACCTAATCTTGAATGGTGGTCTTTCTTGTGTGTTTTTAAGTGATCAGTTAAGTGGTTGATTCTCTCAGTTAAGATAGCTACTTGAACCTCTGTAGATCCTGTGTCCCCTTCGAATTTTCCAAACTCTTTTACTAATTCTGCTTTACTTTTCATTGCCATTTGTAATTTCCTCCTAAATCTTTATTATCTAAGCCAAGTGAAGCGTTGGCAAACGCATAACCTAGCTCAAATTAAGATTATTCTATCACATTATTCACTTTTTGTAAAATCCTTTCTACTTACATAGCTATAAAAATAATGCTAATTTATGTATAAAGAATTTTAATTAAACATTTATTTTTGATAATTATATTTTCAAAATAACAATATGGGTATTTTTTTAATCAAGTCGAAAATAAAACTAGGAGCTTAGGCTCCTAGTTTTATTTTCTCTATGAGTTATCTGATTCAGAATTTTTATTTTCTTCATTATCTTCTGTTATATGCTCATTAGTTGCATCCTCTTGAGTTTTAATTTCCTCTTGAGGTTCTTCTTCTTTTGGAAGTTCTGACTTTAAAGGTTCTAACTCTCCACCTTTCATAAGAATATCCAGCTCTATACCTGATATTGTTTCCCTGTCTAAGAGAGCTCTAGTAACTTTTTCAAGTTTCTCATAGTTATCTCTTAGTATTTTCTTTGAATCCTCATAAGCTTCTGTTATAAGAGTTCTGACCTCATCGTCTACCTCTTTTCCAGTAGTCTCACTATAGTGCTTTTGCATGAAGAGATCCCCGTCATTGGTATTGTCTAGTAATATCGGTCCAAATTTTTCACTCATTCCGAATTTGGTTACCATAGCATGGGCTATCGCTGTAGCTCTTTCTATGTCGTTACTAGCTCCCGTAGTTATATCTCCAAAAACGACTTCTTCTGAAGCTCTTCCTCCTAAAAGGGTTCTAATTTCAGAAAGGTATTCATTTTTAGATTTTAGATATCTGTCCTCTGTTGGAAGGGTCATAGTATAACCCAGTGCAGCCATCCCTCTAGGTATTGTTGTTACTTTATGTACAGGCTCTGTATATGGAAGAACCCACTGAACCAAAGCATGGCCTATTTCATGATAAGCTACAATAAGCTTCTCTTTTTCAACTATTACCCTAGATTTTCTCTCTGGACCTATAGAAACTTTTTCTGCAGCTTCTTCTAAATCTTCCATAGTAATTGTTTCCCTACCAGAACGAGCCGCCAATATAGCTGCCTCATTCAGCATATTTGCCAAATCAGCTCCTACAAAACCTGGAGTCTTTCTAGCTATAGTATGAAGGTCCACATCTTCCGAGAGTTTTTTACCTTTTACATGTACTTTTAATATAGCCTCTCTACCTGTTATATCTGGTCTATCAACTACAACTTGTCTATCAAATCTTCCCGGTCTCATAAGAGCTTTATCTAATATCTCCGGTCTGTTTGTCGCAGCTAAGACAATGATTGTTTCTTCACTGTTAAATCCGTCCATTTCCACAAGAAGTTGATTTAGAGTCTGTTCTCTCTCGTCATTTCCTCCACCTTGGCCGGCTCCTCTTTTTCTTCCCACAGCGTCAATCTCATCTATGAATATTATACAAGGAGCATTTTTTCTAGCTTTATTGAATAGGTCCCTTACTCTAGAAGCACCTACCCCTACAAACATCTCCACAAACTCTGATCCTGATATGCTGAAAAATGGTACTCCCGCTTCCCCAGCTACTGCTTTTGCAAGAAGGGTTTTTCCCGTTCCAGGAGCTCCTAATAAAAGGACTCCTTTTGGAATCTTGGCACCCATTCTTTTGAATGTCTCAGGTTCTTTTAAAAAGTGAACAACCTCTTCTAGTTCTACCTTAGCTTCCTCTATACCTGCCACATCCTTAAATGTGATATTAGAGATCTGTTCTCCGTTTTCCTTTGCCTTGGATTTCCCCATATTAAATATCTGAGGTCCTCCTCCGCTACCTTTATTCATCTTATTAAGCATAAATATCCATATACCTATAAGAAGAAGCATAGGGAACCATGATATAAATACATTTACAAGAAAAGGTACTCCTTCAGGCTCTACTGACTTTATAGTTGTAGTCCCCTCTTCAAGAGCTTTTACAAGATTTTCATCCTGAACAAGTCTGTCAGATATCATTCTGGCATTTACCTTTTCATCGCTGTCTTTTTTTACAGCATAAACATATCCCTCTTTCTCCTCGACAGATTGAAAAGCTCCACTTCTAGACAAATCTAGAAATTCTGTATAAGTAACTTCTTCGCTTCCAGTCTGTGATGTATCTGTCATAAGTGAAGGTATCGACATAAAAATTGTCACTATAAATAAAAGCATAACTATGCTTTTGAAATTGAACTTACCAGGCTTGGGATTTTTTCCATTGCCTCCCTCGGGATTTTGATTATCATCATTCCCTCGAGATCCTCTTCCTCTCATCCCATATTTAAGTTTTGCCTTTAGTTCTTTCTTTCTTTCTTCTAGCTCATTATAGACACCGTCGTCCTCTTTTTCCTCTTGTTTTCCTTTGTTTTCTTCTTCTTTTCCATTTTTTAATTTTTCATTGTCTAAATTATCTTGGTTTTCTTCAAAACCATTTTTCTTTTCCATATCATCACCTTGATTTCTGTTCTCACTCACTAAAGTTGTCCTCCTCTACAGATAATTTTACAATTATTTTCTCTGATTTAACTGATTTGAATTTTTCATTTCCCCTTACAGATGCTATCCATACTATTTCATCATTTAATACTAAAATTGGAATAACTTCTCTTGCTTCCTTGGGGATTTTCTCATTAATAAAAATATCCTTTATTTTTTTTGAAGAATTCATTCCCACTGGTTGTATTCTGTCTCCGGATTTTCTTTTTCGGATCAACAGTTCCATACCCTCTTGAAGATTCGTACAAAATTCATTTTTTCCAACAGAATTATTTATATCTCTGAAGGCTTTTATCCTGTAATTTCCATATTTTACTTCTCCGGGTATTTTCAAGAGTACATCTTTTAAAACATTTGAATCAGTTTCTTTTGATTTTACTGAAATTTTATCATATTCCTTTTTAAGTACTATATTTTTACCTAAGGACAACTTTTTACTTCCGCCCTTTTTCAATATATCTAGTATATTTTCCAGTTTTTCTCTTGTGATCTCTATTTTATATTTTTTTAAAAACTCATTTATTACTTTTCTTTTTTGGTATTCATGAAGTTCTTCTAGCTTTTTCAAATCCAATTTTTCATTTTCTATATAATCTGAAATATTTACTTTCAATAATTTATTGGCCTCTTTTATCTCCTCTATAAGTGAAAAAATTTTCTCCTTAAAATTGGCATTATATTTATCTTCTATAAAGGGTATGAGATCAAGTCGTATGCTGTTTCTGGTATAGGTATTTTCAAGATTACTTGAATCGATTCTATACTCTATTTTATTACTGTCCAAATATCCCAAAATATCCTTTTTATACACTTCGGATAAGGGACGTATAAAAATATCACGTCTCACAGGAATCCCTTCTAAACCTTCAAGGGAGGTTCCCCTCATCATTCTAAAAAGAAAAGTCTCTACCTGGTCATCTTTGTTATGTGCAAGGGCAACTTTATCAGCACCCCACTCTTTTGAAATTTTATAAAAAAAATCATATCGTATAGACCTTCCAGCCTCTTCCTCTCCAATACCATGCTGACGTGAATATTTTTTTATGTCCGCCTTTTTTACATAATATTTAATCCCATTCTTTTCAGCCAGTTGTCTACAAAATTCCTCATCACCATCTGACTCATCACCCCTTAAAAGGTGATTTATATGAGCTATGGCAATCTCTAACTTGAATTCCTCTTTAAGATCAAGCAAAGCCTCAAAAAGGAATACAGAATCTGGACCTCCTGAAAATCCAAGTAGAATCTTTTCTCCACTTCCAACAAGGTCGTTTCTGAGGACAAATTCTCGGACTCTTTCTATAACTTCCATATTTCTCTCCACGATTCAGATTTTAAAATAATTATAGCATATTTTAACCATTTTTCAACGTTTTTATTTCCACTCCGGTGTAATAGTAAAATATTATTTCTCTATATTTTTTGCCCTTTACAGCAAGACCGTAAGCTCCGTACTGACTCATACCTACACCGTGCCCAGAGCCTTTTCCAAAAAAGACAAAATTTTCTCCGGCATCTTTTATCTTAAACTGTGTACTGTATATTTTATTATAGCCTACCATTCTCCTGAATTCATTACCAGTGACAGTTTTTTTGTCTTTTCCTATAAGTCTCAATGTTATTACCCTTCCATTATTCATGGAAAGAACTTTTATTTTTTTCACAGCAAATCCTGCACTTTTAGAAAGTTCAGCTTTAGTTATTGATGTGGTCCATTTTTTCCTAGGGGATTTCTCCTCGTTATTTCTGTCATCTCTGCTTCTCAGATAAGGCACTGGATTTCCACCCCAGACATCCTCATTATTAGCAGTAATTCCACCACTGGTAGAATGATACAATGCATTTATAGGTTTACCCCCAAACACTATTATCTCTCCTACGGTGTTATCTACCAGTTTATTTATTTTAGAATTTTCCCTTTCCATACCCAGATACATCTGAGAATTAACATTGTCCATTAGGTCAAATTCTTTATATTTGTAATTTTGAATATTGTGATAAAGATAAGTTCTAGCAGCCAAAATCTGTGCTTTTATAGCTTCCTCCGGGAAATAACTTCCTATTTCAGAAGGTACAACAGAATAAAGATATTCCTCTGACTGTACACTGTTTACAGGCATTATCTGTTTTTCATAAATTATAAGTTCTAAATCTCCCCTATAAGGACTAAAGTTTTCTCCATTTCTGCTTATTGAAAAAACAGAGTCAAACTCTCCCTGATAAACCCTTATAATATTTGATTTTTCTCCTTCAAAAGAGAGATAACTATTATTCATGGTCACAGTCTTTACCTGATCCTCAGGAACTTCAATAGTAACCTTTTCTAAACCATCACCGATCTCTACAAAAAGGGAACCTTTCTGGGCCTTAAAAAAAACCTTTTTTCCGGAAAATTTGTTGAGAGCTACCCTCAGATCCTCTTGTACAAAACTTCCAAAAGAAAAACTAACAGTTTTTAAAAATACGATTGTAAACAACATGATTATTTTTCTCATCATTAGTACTCCTGGATTTTTGTCTCTTTTCTGTTATAGATAAAAAGTATTTCTACCTCTCCAGACTTGTCAGATACGACATTATATTCAAACTTTTCAAATTCTGTTTTATTATGCCCCTCACGAATTGATTTGAAGTTCATACTTTTGAGTATTTCGTTGTATTTCTCCTTGTCTTTTATAGACTTTATCCAGTAAGGATAACTACCTGGTTTTTTAAGGGTCAAGTAATCATATTTCAGATATTCTTTGAATATTTCTATATCTGAAAAGCCTTTATAAAGATAAAATTCATAAAGGTGATTAAAAATAGAAACCTGCTTATGAGAAACTTTGAAATATCCACGACTGTCATAATATCTTGCTATATCTTCATAAAAGTCAAAAGGTCTTTTATAGTGATGTTTCAAAATATATTCTATAGTTTTAGGATAATTTTCTGAATTATAATAATAATCCAAAACTGTTTCTATTTTCTTTAAATCTGTCAATTCTTTATAACTTATAAATTCATTTGAAAGAACCTCATAGGTAGGAAAATTTAAAAATTTATAATTGTATTTTTCAACTTGACCAAATATAAGAGTTCCCTTGAGTACTTTTAGAAATCCTAGCTGAATCATCTCAGGCTTAAGTGAATAAACGTAATCAAAGGAGTTTTTAAATGTATCATAATCTTCATAGGGCAGACCTGCTATCAGGTCTAGATGAAGGTGGATGTTTTCTTTTATTCTTAGGACATTATTTTTTAATCTTTCCAAATCATTTTCTCTTTTTATAGCCTTCATGGTTTTTTCATTTATTGTCTGAACCCCTATTTCAAACTGGAAAAACCCTTGGGGTATTTTTTCTAAAAAGGCAATAGTCTCTTCATCAAATAAATCTCCGCTTATTTCAAAATGAAAAGTCACTTCTTCTCGATAATTTTCCAATAAAAACTTCCATAAATCCATATACCTTCTTTTGTCTATGTTAAAGGTTCTGTCAACAAACTTTATCAGAGTGATTCCTTCTTGAAGAAACTTCTTTAAATCTTCTTTCACCCTTTCTAAAGAAAAGTAACGTACACTTTTATCTAAAGATGACATGCAGTAAGAGCATTCAAATGGACATCCCCTTGAGGATTCATAATATAATATCTTATTTTTAGAATTTTTCAGTTCTTCTTCAGAAT
This window encodes:
- the rpsO gene encoding 30S ribosomal protein S15 — its product is MKSKAELVKEFGKFEGDTGSTEVQVAILTERINHLTDHLKTHKKDHHSRLGLLKMVGKRRRLLNYMMKKDLDGYRALIAKLGIRK
- a CDS encoding SpoIID/LytB domain-containing protein, whose product is MMRKIIMLFTIVFLKTVSFSFGSFVQEDLRVALNKFSGKKVFFKAQKGSLFVEIGDGLEKVTIEVPEDQVKTVTMNNSYLSFEGEKSNIIRVYQGEFDSVFSISRNGENFSPYRGDLELIIYEKQIMPVNSVQSEEYLYSVVPSEIGSYFPEEAIKAQILAARTYLYHNIQNYKYKEFDLMDNVNSQMYLGMERENSKINKLVDNTVGEIIVFGGKPINALYHSTSGGITANNEDVWGGNPVPYLRSRDDRNNEEKSPRKKWTTSITKAELSKSAGFAVKKIKVLSMNNGRVITLRLIGKDKKTVTGNEFRRMVGYNKIYSTQFKIKDAGENFVFFGKGSGHGVGMSQYGAYGLAVKGKKYREIIFYYYTGVEIKTLKNG
- the ftsH gene encoding ATP-dependent zinc metalloprotease FtsH; this encodes MSENRNQGDDMEKKNGFEENQDNLDNEKLKNGKEEENKGKQEEKEDDGVYNELEERKKELKAKLKYGMRGRGSRGNDDNQNPEGGNGKNPKPGKFNFKSIVMLLFIVTIFMSIPSLMTDTSQTGSEEVTYTEFLDLSRSGAFQSVEEKEGYVYAVKKDSDEKVNARMISDRLVQDENLVKALEEGTTTIKSVEPEGVPFLVNVFISWFPMLLLIGIWIFMLNKMNKGSGGGPQIFNMGKSKAKENGEQISNITFKDVAGIEEAKVELEEVVHFLKEPETFKRMGAKIPKGVLLLGAPGTGKTLLAKAVAGEAGVPFFSISGSEFVEMFVGVGASRVRDLFNKARKNAPCIIFIDEIDAVGRKRGAGQGGGNDEREQTLNQLLVEMDGFNSEETIIVLAATNRPEILDKALMRPGRFDRQVVVDRPDITGREAILKVHVKGKKLSEDVDLHTIARKTPGFVGADLANMLNEAAILAARSGRETITMEDLEEAAEKVSIGPERKSRVIVEKEKLIVAYHEIGHALVQWVLPYTEPVHKVTTIPRGMAALGYTMTLPTEDRYLKSKNEYLSEIRTLLGGRASEEVVFGDITTGASNDIERATAIAHAMVTKFGMSEKFGPILLDNTNDGDLFMQKHYSETTGKEVDDEVRTLITEAYEDSKKILRDNYEKLEKVTRALLDRETISGIELDILMKGGELEPLKSELPKEEEPQEEIKTQEDATNEHITEDNEENKNSESDNS
- a CDS encoding B12-binding domain-containing radical SAM protein, with the translated sequence MSKILLVGINSQYVHTNLAIRYIKNYVENYSSMKLEIYESSINNQLSAILTDIFEKSPEKIIFSTYIWNKEYVFKLVKEIKKIMPNTSVILGGPEVSYLTDKIMHENPEIDFIITGEGEKSTLDLLSESIEDVKGVYYRKEGQIKFNGYKPPISNLDEIPFPYSEEELKNSKNKILYYESSRGCPFECSYCMSSLDKSVRYFSLERVKEDLKKFLQEGITLIKFVDRTFNIDKRRYMDLWKFLLENYREEVTFHFEISGDLFDEETIAFLEKIPQGFFQFEIGVQTINEKTMKAIKRENDLERLKNNVLRIKENIHLHLDLIAGLPYEDYDTFKNSFDYVYSLKPEMIQLGFLKVLKGTLIFGQVEKYNYKFLNFPTYEVLSNEFISYKELTDLKKIETVLDYYYNSENYPKTIEYILKHHYKRPFDFYEDIARYYDSRGYFKVSHKQVSIFNHLYEFYLYKGFSDIEIFKEYLKYDYLTLKKPGSYPYWIKSIKDKEKYNEILKSMNFKSIREGHNKTEFEKFEYNVVSDKSGEVEILFIYNRKETKIQEY
- the tilS gene encoding tRNA lysidine(34) synthetase TilS, with amino-acid sequence MEVIERVREFVLRNDLVGSGEKILLGFSGGPDSVFLFEALLDLKEEFKLEIAIAHINHLLRGDESDGDEEFCRQLAEKNGIKYYVKKADIKKYSRQHGIGEEEAGRSIRYDFFYKISKEWGADKVALAHNKDDQVETFLFRMMRGTSLEGLEGIPVRRDIFIRPLSEVYKKDILGYLDSNKIEYRIDSSNLENTYTRNSIRLDLIPFIEDKYNANFKEKIFSLIEEIKEANKLLKVNISDYIENEKLDLKKLEELHEYQKRKVINEFLKKYKIEITREKLENILDILKKGGSKKLSLGKNIVLKKEYDKISVKSKETDSNVLKDVLLKIPGEVKYGNYRIKAFRDINNSVGKNEFCTNLQEGMELLIRKRKSGDRIQPVGMNSSKKIKDIFINEKIPKEAREVIPILVLNDEIVWIASVRGNEKFKSVKSEKIIVKLSVEEDNFSE